One segment of Bradyrhizobium sp. CB2312 DNA contains the following:
- a CDS encoding type IV secretory system conjugative DNA transfer family protein has product MNPTFPRLLLTLIVVCFALAIGYPAAFIAQHGWLAASWPPELAGVSPAAWALHLFDRFINFPMIFGTYWEMAQGKLPAFAGGGTVQFYAISGVTTFIAALLLVAGTPGSIRDNSGVYGDAKWASNRTVRKMNRGLEVGIDPITGKAVRIQVEGNLLTIAPPRTGKTDGFIIPNLAFPEPDAWAGPAVVIDPKGDAYRAVKRRRESMGRVVRCIDPLKLAGGVDRWNPLILLDPSNILYLQSMALSLLPPAKEASENSYFQSRASDLIVAAILATVRNGKADPVGAALLLMKPDDMIKAVSGATDHSSQAAVAILEMDARSRDSITSTAQQATQWLRDSRMQDVVQAHTFELADLAAGNVDLFIVLPAGEEKKILAPYVRWLLADLFASVRRNRPSERIIAFIDEAFVLGRFDAVLNGVGELPGYGLSIWTFWQSRSQLVETFNVNGADTMIATAEMLNVFNLPAALPKENEYWSNALGTYTGIKITTTPDSKTGKPVQTKTSEALRLVPASDIPTLLQKNQIMFLNSLSHTPDRVKLKRTVAHDDPRFASIVDFQPPVGKSN; this is encoded by the coding sequence ATGAACCCGACCTTTCCCAGACTATTGCTCACGCTCATCGTTGTTTGCTTTGCGCTCGCGATTGGCTATCCGGCCGCCTTTATTGCGCAGCATGGTTGGCTTGCAGCGAGTTGGCCGCCAGAGCTCGCTGGCGTCTCGCCTGCTGCGTGGGCACTTCATTTATTTGATCGCTTCATCAACTTTCCGATGATCTTCGGCACGTATTGGGAAATGGCGCAGGGGAAATTGCCCGCCTTCGCTGGCGGCGGGACCGTCCAATTCTATGCCATCTCGGGCGTGACAACCTTCATTGCCGCGCTTCTTCTCGTCGCGGGCACCCCCGGTTCGATCCGGGACAATTCAGGGGTCTATGGCGATGCCAAATGGGCGTCGAACAGAACTGTCCGCAAAATGAATAGGGGGTTAGAGGTCGGTATCGACCCGATCACTGGCAAAGCCGTACGGATTCAGGTGGAGGGAAATCTTCTCACAATCGCGCCACCTCGAACGGGGAAGACAGACGGCTTCATTATTCCAAACCTGGCGTTTCCAGAACCTGACGCTTGGGCAGGGCCAGCTGTTGTCATCGATCCGAAAGGCGATGCCTACCGGGCTGTAAAACGTCGCCGTGAATCTATGGGGCGCGTGGTGCGCTGTATCGATCCGCTCAAACTCGCTGGCGGTGTCGACCGATGGAACCCGCTTATTCTCCTTGATCCGTCAAACATTCTCTATCTTCAGAGCATGGCCCTATCGCTTTTGCCCCCTGCAAAGGAAGCCAGTGAAAACAGCTATTTCCAAAGCCGAGCCAGCGATCTGATCGTTGCGGCGATTCTGGCGACAGTTCGCAACGGAAAAGCCGATCCGGTCGGAGCAGCTTTGCTCCTCATGAAGCCTGATGACATGATAAAGGCGGTCAGCGGAGCAACGGATCACTCATCTCAGGCTGCGGTCGCAATACTTGAAATGGATGCAAGATCCCGCGACAGTATAACGTCGACCGCCCAGCAAGCCACGCAGTGGTTACGGGACAGCCGCATGCAAGATGTGGTTCAGGCCCATACTTTCGAATTGGCTGACCTTGCTGCCGGGAATGTCGATCTGTTTATCGTGCTACCTGCCGGCGAGGAAAAGAAAATTCTGGCGCCTTATGTTCGCTGGTTACTCGCCGACCTGTTCGCGTCTGTGCGTAGGAATCGACCTAGTGAACGCATCATCGCTTTCATCGACGAGGCATTCGTGCTCGGTCGATTTGACGCCGTTTTGAACGGCGTAGGCGAATTGCCCGGTTACGGACTGTCGATTTGGACGTTCTGGCAGTCTCGATCCCAACTCGTTGAAACATTCAACGTCAACGGCGCCGACACCATGATTGCGACCGCAGAAATGCTCAACGTCTTTAATCTTCCAGCGGCTCTACCAAAAGAGAACGAATATTGGTCGAACGCGCTCGGCACCTACACCGGGATCAAAATCACGACGACGCCCGACTCCAAGACGGGAAAGCCGGTTCAGACGAAAACGTCCGAAGCGCTGCGGCTTGTGCCCGCCTCTGATATCCCAACGTTGTTGCAGAAGAACCAGATTATGTTCTTGAACAGCCTGTCGCACACACCGGACCGGGTTAAGCTGAAGCGCACGGTTGCTCATGATGATCCGCGCTTTGCATCGATCGTTGATTTTCAACCACCTGTCGGTAAGAGCAACTGA
- the mobF gene encoding MobF family relaxase — protein sequence MTASLHTLGAGRDAGLYYVNDPNREARPRSRDEYYIRDGGGLWWTTGETIVRHGAAIDKESFRDLCAGIDPRTGERLVRGAGPKHRAGWDITFSAPKSLSILWMAGDEQQRVTLHALHRAAVEDALRFLVDERLVEVRLGAGGYLREPAADVIVGRFDHYTSREGDCAIHTHAVLLNTAGSGEKYRTLEPEKLFEHQLVLGAAFRASLAHRLAAIGFPLREAGRNQFEIAGIPQSVIETFSKRSRQIEELVGRDATGAQKELAALATRGSKDEVPVGEILEARWKEELAQTGTDPWEAVRNYVPGQEVELAPERDLDPPEIEGSGPVAVAASKLFRHQSVITRRDLVHGALIEAAIRAVSIDQVWAELRSYEECGIVRKLTGERQAEYWTTQAIAAAEASLLRSADRLNEQDWFQQEALEAALANAPYLSQEQADAIRFAANRDGVTICEAPAGTGKTVMTQALVEAAQRSGLKILGLTPTWVAADELSKSCGIEACAIAKWRYDHERKIGSEIDANTLIIIDETGLAGVRDLETVLSAAHEAHTKVVCLGDRRQLQAVPGGSALKAISDVIGRGAVLSQVRRQTVEWQRAASIVMARGDSDAGLRAYAQHRKLEVVPGEAKAQARVIEMWNTYRHVHGDDVLIVTRRNSDAAALNRAARAVLRSEGRLLSEDLSLPAVGRDKKIGTIELAQGDLIRFSENLPRFSIRNGTRGTIERLTQDDADVKIAVRLDDGRIIETEWGCLARERAEGPPRPPRISLAYAGTAYSVQGRTSAAAVLYVAKPTDAREIYVGLTRHKIDAYVVAERNRLEAAVAKRQLDPRLVPGEAAIRERLFSEATSYAEKVNVVDFADDRIEFARTGQLQMRCEPGSLNVGRVARAARRMVEASREMSAETSLTIAAWRLVDSARHIRQDIAQRFRQITQAIKDRINFRAKERRVARELGRGR from the coding sequence ATGACCGCCTCGCTACATACGTTGGGCGCCGGCCGCGACGCCGGTCTGTACTACGTCAACGATCCCAATCGCGAGGCGCGCCCTAGGAGCCGGGACGAGTACTACATTCGGGACGGTGGTGGCCTTTGGTGGACGACGGGCGAAACGATCGTTCGGCACGGTGCTGCGATCGACAAGGAGAGCTTTCGAGATCTTTGTGCGGGGATTGATCCGCGCACTGGCGAGCGACTCGTCCGCGGTGCCGGACCAAAGCATCGAGCCGGATGGGACATCACGTTCTCTGCCCCGAAATCCCTATCCATTTTGTGGATGGCGGGAGACGAGCAGCAACGTGTTACCCTTCACGCGCTGCACCGCGCTGCGGTTGAGGATGCTCTCAGATTCTTAGTGGATGAGCGCCTCGTAGAAGTCCGCTTAGGTGCGGGTGGATATCTCCGCGAGCCTGCCGCCGACGTTATCGTCGGTCGTTTCGATCATTACACCTCGCGTGAGGGCGACTGTGCCATCCATACGCACGCCGTTTTACTAAACACGGCTGGATCGGGCGAAAAATATCGTACCCTTGAGCCCGAAAAATTGTTCGAGCACCAGCTCGTCCTTGGCGCGGCGTTCAGAGCCTCATTGGCGCACCGTTTAGCCGCTATCGGGTTTCCGCTGCGTGAAGCTGGGCGCAATCAATTCGAGATTGCCGGCATCCCACAAAGTGTAATTGAGACCTTCTCGAAGCGATCGCGGCAGATAGAGGAGCTTGTTGGACGGGACGCGACCGGCGCACAGAAGGAATTGGCCGCGCTGGCGACGCGCGGGTCAAAAGATGAAGTCCCCGTAGGTGAGATCCTGGAGGCTCGCTGGAAAGAAGAGCTCGCGCAAACTGGCACCGATCCATGGGAGGCGGTGCGCAACTACGTGCCTGGCCAAGAGGTCGAACTGGCCCCAGAACGCGATTTGGATCCTCCAGAAATTGAGGGGTCGGGTCCGGTCGCGGTTGCCGCCTCGAAGCTCTTCCGGCATCAGAGTGTAATCACCCGCAGGGACTTGGTGCATGGAGCTCTCATCGAGGCGGCCATTCGCGCGGTCAGCATAGACCAGGTTTGGGCGGAGCTGCGGTCGTACGAGGAATGTGGAATTGTCCGTAAGCTTACGGGGGAACGACAAGCAGAGTACTGGACCACGCAGGCTATCGCTGCCGCCGAAGCAAGCCTGCTACGATCCGCGGATCGCCTGAATGAGCAGGACTGGTTTCAACAGGAAGCGCTTGAGGCTGCGCTCGCAAACGCGCCCTATCTTTCTCAGGAACAAGCCGATGCTATCAGGTTTGCCGCCAATCGCGATGGGGTGACTATATGCGAGGCACCCGCCGGCACTGGGAAAACGGTGATGACGCAGGCGCTGGTCGAAGCTGCCCAGCGCTCCGGTCTCAAGATTTTGGGATTAACGCCCACCTGGGTGGCTGCTGACGAACTTTCCAAATCTTGCGGTATTGAAGCATGCGCTATCGCCAAATGGCGATACGACCATGAGCGCAAAATCGGATCCGAGATCGATGCTAATACGCTGATTATTATCGATGAGACCGGCTTGGCCGGCGTACGGGATCTCGAGACAGTCTTAAGCGCAGCTCATGAAGCGCACACTAAGGTTGTGTGCCTCGGGGATCGGCGTCAGCTCCAGGCTGTGCCGGGAGGCAGTGCGCTGAAAGCGATCTCCGACGTGATTGGGCGCGGCGCAGTTTTATCGCAAGTGCGTCGACAAACGGTGGAGTGGCAGCGCGCGGCATCGATTGTGATGGCCAGAGGTGATTCCGACGCGGGTCTGCGTGCCTACGCGCAACACCGTAAGCTTGAGGTTGTGCCTGGCGAAGCCAAGGCGCAAGCTCGGGTGATCGAGATGTGGAACACCTATCGCCATGTGCATGGTGATGATGTTTTAATCGTCACGCGGCGGAATTCTGATGCCGCAGCTCTCAACAGAGCGGCGCGCGCTGTCCTGCGTTCTGAAGGGCGCCTACTGAGTGAGGATTTATCTCTCCCTGCTGTTGGCCGTGACAAGAAAATTGGCACGATTGAGCTTGCCCAAGGCGACCTCATCCGATTCAGTGAAAACCTTCCCCGATTCAGCATTCGGAACGGGACCCGTGGTACAATCGAACGCCTGACGCAAGACGATGCAGATGTGAAAATCGCCGTTCGGCTCGATGACGGTCGCATAATCGAAACGGAATGGGGGTGTCTAGCTCGCGAGCGCGCCGAAGGTCCACCTAGGCCGCCGCGTATTTCGCTGGCCTATGCGGGCACGGCGTATTCAGTGCAAGGCCGAACGTCCGCTGCCGCCGTGCTGTACGTGGCGAAGCCGACGGACGCACGGGAGATTTATGTCGGACTTACGAGACATAAGATCGATGCCTACGTCGTCGCCGAACGCAATCGGCTTGAAGCTGCTGTAGCGAAGCGCCAACTCGACCCGCGCCTGGTTCCAGGGGAGGCTGCAATTCGTGAGCGGCTTTTCAGCGAGGCGACATCTTACGCAGAAAAAGTGAACGTTGTGGATTTCGCCGACGATCGCATTGAATTCGCACGGACCGGCCAACTTCAAATGCGATGCGAGCCAGGATCACTCAACGTCGGTCGAGTTGCACGCGCAGCACGACGGATGGTAGAGGCTTCGCGTGAAATGTCAGCTGAAACGTCACTCACCATCGCCGCTTGGCGGTTGGTCGACAGTGCGCGTCACATCAGGCAAGACATTGCGCAACGCTTCCGCCAGATAACTCAGGCGATCAAGGACCGCATAAATTTCAGAGCCAAAGAGCGCAGGGTAGCTCGCGAATTAGGCCGGGGGCGTTGA